Proteins encoded by one window of Chromobacterium violaceum ATCC 12472:
- a CDS encoding glutathione S-transferase — protein sequence MIKLHGIPLSPYYNKVKIALLEKGVNFQEVVATPSQEEALLEKSPMGKIPFVEINGHPLAESTVILEWLEDAYPTASLLPPTPNGRALARELTAMLELYVMLPASPLIRHMLKGTKPEPEKCEEIRQALARGIGAVAKLAQYRPWLAGEDFSFADLSAAGILPVVARLSQAFLGEDMTLRLEGCADYLRRLGERPSVARVWSERDASLAALMARRD from the coding sequence ATGATCAAACTGCACGGTATCCCGCTGTCGCCTTACTACAACAAGGTGAAGATCGCCCTGCTGGAGAAGGGCGTCAATTTCCAGGAAGTGGTGGCGACGCCCTCGCAGGAGGAGGCGCTGCTGGAAAAGAGCCCGATGGGCAAGATTCCTTTCGTCGAGATCAACGGCCACCCGCTGGCCGAGTCCACGGTGATCCTGGAATGGCTGGAGGATGCCTATCCCACCGCCTCGCTGCTGCCGCCGACGCCGAACGGCCGGGCGCTGGCGCGAGAGCTGACCGCGATGCTGGAGCTGTACGTGATGCTGCCGGCCAGCCCGCTGATCCGCCACATGCTGAAGGGCACCAAGCCCGAGCCGGAGAAGTGCGAGGAAATCCGCCAGGCGCTGGCGCGCGGCATCGGCGCGGTGGCCAAGCTGGCGCAGTACCGTCCCTGGCTGGCGGGAGAGGATTTCAGCTTCGCCGATCTCAGCGCCGCCGGCATCCTGCCGGTGGTGGCGCGTTTGAGCCAGGCCTTCCTGGGCGAGGACATGACCCTGCGGCTGGAGGGCTGTGCCGATTATCTGCGCCGCTTGGGCGAGCGTCCCAGCGTGGCCAGGGTGTGGAGCGAGCGCGACGCTTCGCTGGCCGCCTTGATGGCTAGGCGCGACTGA
- a CDS encoding sterol desaturase family protein, which translates to MKFPVELILLALAPVFLLFVAWELWLFRRQGRLGLYHWRDSLCSAALGLLHQGADKLAWVLVLPLYGWIYQHHRLFDFSAGWLSFFLLFLGQDFLYYWFHRVSHRVRWLWAAHSVHHSSTRMNFTTAFRQSLMYPLAGMWAFWLPLAWLGFPPEQVVAVVLLNLAFQFFVHTQAAPKLGWLEYVFNTPSIHRGHHAKNPRYIDHNYAGVLVVWDRLFGTYAEELDSDPCDYGTVKPVNSFNPLWVSLVEWRDMLAEAWHARNWRDRLVLLFGPPEAAEKVAERQRAGEARRAAA; encoded by the coding sequence ATGAAATTTCCGGTTGAACTGATTCTGCTGGCGCTGGCGCCGGTGTTCCTGCTGTTTGTCGCCTGGGAGCTGTGGCTGTTCCGGCGCCAGGGCCGGCTCGGCCTGTACCACTGGCGCGATTCGCTGTGCAGCGCGGCCTTGGGCCTGCTGCACCAGGGCGCGGACAAGCTGGCCTGGGTGCTGGTGCTGCCGCTGTACGGCTGGATCTACCAGCACCACCGCCTGTTCGATTTTTCCGCTGGCTGGCTGAGCTTCTTCCTGCTGTTCCTCGGCCAGGATTTCCTTTATTACTGGTTCCACCGCGTCAGTCACCGCGTGCGCTGGCTGTGGGCGGCGCACAGCGTCCACCATAGCTCGACGCGGATGAATTTCACCACCGCCTTCCGCCAGAGCCTGATGTATCCGCTGGCCGGCATGTGGGCGTTCTGGCTGCCGCTGGCCTGGCTGGGGTTTCCGCCCGAGCAGGTGGTGGCGGTGGTGCTGCTCAACCTGGCCTTCCAGTTCTTTGTCCATACCCAGGCCGCGCCCAAGCTGGGCTGGCTGGAATACGTGTTCAACACCCCGTCCATACACCGCGGCCACCACGCCAAGAACCCGCGCTACATCGACCACAACTACGCCGGCGTGCTGGTGGTCTGGGACCGGCTGTTCGGCACCTATGCCGAGGAGCTGGACAGCGATCCGTGCGACTACGGCACGGTGAAGCCGGTCAACAGCTTCAACCCGCTGTGGGTCAGCCTGGTGGAGTGGCGCGACATGCTGGCGGAAGCCTGGCATGCCCGGAACTGGCGCGATCGGCTGGTGCTGCTGTTCGGACCGCCGGAGGCGGCGGAGAAAGTGGCCGAGCGGCAGCGCGCCGGCGAGGCGAGGCGGGCGGCGGCCTGA